The window GACTTCGGGATGAAATACAACATCCTGCGCCGATTGCGCCAGCGCGGGTTCAAGGTGCAGGTCGTACCCGCGTCAACGCCCGCGGTCGAAGCGCTCAAACACAAACCTGCGGGGATTTTTCTTTCCAACGGCCCCGGTGATCCGTCGGCGCTTCCTTATGCGGTGCGGGCCGCGGGCGATCTGGTGGGAAAGGGCATTCCGATTTTCGGCATTTGCCTGGGCCACCAGATACTTGGCCAGGCGTTTGGAGGGAGAACCTTCAAGCTGAAATTCGGGCATCGGGGCGCGAACCAGCCGGTGAAAAATCTGGAGACCGGACGGGTTGAAATCACTTCGCAAAACCACGGATTTGCGGTTGACGCTGACACACTGTCATCGGACATCATCGTCAATCGCGTCAATTTGAATGACCAGACCGTCGAGGGCATGCGCCACAGGACCAAGCCCGTGTTTTGCGTGCAATATCACCCGGAAGCTTCGCCCGGGCCACACGACTCGACGCCGTTGTTCGACGAGTTTCGCTCGTTGATTGAACGTCAGTGATCCCTTCGGACGTCCTCCGACCTACAAACAGTTTGACTTGACGTGAGCGGTCAGGATAATGCTCCGAACCAACCAGCCTATGGCGAAACTTGTTGTGCTCAGCGAAGGGTTGACCGGATTGACCTACGAACTGAAGGTGGACAAAACCACCATCGGACGTCTTGAAGACAACGCCTTCCAGATCGCCGAGGCTTCCGTTTCCAGTCATCACTGCGAATTGGTTCAACGGGGCAACGACATCGTCGTCAAGGACCTCAATTCCACCAACGGCACTTTCATCAATGGTGAAAAGGTCACCGAGGCCGCTTTGAAGCCCGGTCAAATCCTCCGGCTTGGCCAGGTTGAAATGCGTCTGGAATCAGGCGCAGGGACAGCAGGTGGCGCGGCCGCGCCGGCAAAGAAACCGTTGGAAAAAACGATGGTGATTGGCATCAAGGCGCAGGACCTCGACAAGGGGACGCGCCCGATGAATTTCGAAACGAGCGCCAGCTTTTCCAAGAAGAGCAACAAGGCGAACAGGATTTTTATCGCGGTTGGAACCGTGCTGGTCGTGCTGATCATCGCGGTGTTGATTGTGGCTTATCTTCGCCTGAAGACCTGATCGGTTTTCAGATCCCGCCTTCCTTCAACCACAGCGCCGCCTCGCGGGCGGCGTAAGTGATCAGGATATCAGCCCCCGCGCGCCGGACGGCCAGCAGACTTTCCAGTACGACGGCGCGTTCATCGATCCAGCCACGGGCGGCAGCAGCCTTAACCATGCTGTATTCTCCGCTCACCGCATAGGCGGCGGTCGGGTGGCCGAATTCCTTTTTGACGCGATGGACGATGTCAAGGTATGCGAGCGCCGGTTTCACCATGACGATGTCGGCGCCTTCCCGTATGTCCTGGGCGACTTCGCGCAGCGCCTCGTCGGCGTTCGACGGGTCCATTTGATAGCTGCGTCGGTCTCCGAATTTCGGCGCGGATTCCGCTGCCTGACGAAACGGCCCAAAGAATGCCGAAGCAAACTTGGCCGCGTAAGACATGATCGGTGTCTCAATAAAGCCATTTCGGTCAAGAGCGGCGCGAATGGCGCCAACGCGGCCGTCCATCATATCACTGGGAGCAATGAGGTCCGCGCCCGTCTCGGCGTGGCTCACGGCGGTGCGGGCAAGCAATTTTAATGTAGGATCGTTCAGGATGCGAACGCCGGATTTGTCGCGGCGCACGATTCCGCAGTGTCCGTGGCTCATATACTCGCAGAGACAGACATCAGTGATGACGAGGAGCTCGGGCAGTTCTTTTTTCAGCAGGCGCACGGCCTGTTGCACTGCTCCAACGCGGGCATAAGCCTCGGATCCGCGTTCGTCCTTTCGATCCGGGATTCCAAACAACAACACGGCCGGAACGCCCGCTGCGTGTGCGCGCACGGCTTCCCGCAACAGTTCGTCCGGCGAAAGTTGGAAGACCCCGGGCATTGCTTCGACCGGCCGCCGCACTCTGCGTCCGGATCGGGCAAACAACGGGAGGACCAATTGTTCGGCGCCCAGACGTGTTTCGGAGACGAGGCGGCGTAAGGCGGGGAATCGTCGCAGGCGTCGGGGGCGATAGGTTGGGAACTGGCCGGCCAAAAACGAACTCATGAACGAAGCCTAGCGAAACCAGCTCGTGGCGGCAATCTAGTCTTTGCGTCCGCGGGTCGAAAAGTTATAGTCGTCCATGCTCAAGACGCGGCTTGTCATTGTCGGACTTTTGCTGGCGATTGCCGCAGGCGTGGTGCTGTTTGGCGCGTTGCTCTGGATCCGACAACCTCTTTTTCGGACGCCTCCGAAAATTCAAAATACTGCGACGATCCTCAAACAGGTCCAAACACTTTCGGAGTTGGTCACAGTCAAATACGTACTCGAAAAAGTCGTCATTCTGGAAGACGTCAAGTGGTATGGTGAAAACCGCGTCTTGCTCGTGGCTCACGGGATCGTGAAGGCAGGAGTGGATTTGCAGGAACTCAGGCCGGACGACGTGCGTGTCCAGGGAAACAAGGTCCTTGTCAAACTGCCTCCGGCCAGAATCACTGACGTCTATCTCGACGACCAGAAGACTCGTGTGGTGGATCGTGCAACGGGACTGTTGCGCGCGTTCGACAAAGATCTCGAACAAAGCGCCCGCCGCCAGGCGGTGGACGATCTGGCGCGGTCGGCGCGATTTAACGGCATACAAGGTGACGCCGAGGCGAGGGCGCGCCTCCAATTGGCCAACCTGTTCCGGCAATTCGGTCTGGAGGTTGAATTCGTCAGAAACTGAGAGCAGTCGAGCACGACCGACGGC of the Candidatus Angelobacter sp. genome contains:
- the hemB gene encoding porphobilinogen synthase, whose amino-acid sequence is MSSFLAGQFPTYRPRRLRRFPALRRLVSETRLGAEQLVLPLFARSGRRVRRPVEAMPGVFQLSPDELLREAVRAHAAGVPAVLLFGIPDRKDERGSEAYARVGAVQQAVRLLKKELPELLVITDVCLCEYMSHGHCGIVRRDKSGVRILNDPTLKLLARTAVSHAETGADLIAPSDMMDGRVGAIRAALDRNGFIETPIMSYAAKFASAFFGPFRQAAESAPKFGDRRSYQMDPSNADEALREVAQDIREGADIVMVKPALAYLDIVHRVKKEFGHPTAAYAVSGEYSMVKAAAARGWIDERAVVLESLLAVRRAGADILITYAAREAALWLKEGGI
- a CDS encoding DUF4230 domain-containing protein, with the translated sequence MLKTRLVIVGLLLAIAAGVVLFGALLWIRQPLFRTPPKIQNTATILKQVQTLSELVTVKYVLEKVVILEDVKWYGENRVLLVAHGIVKAGVDLQELRPDDVRVQGNKVLVKLPPARITDVYLDDQKTRVVDRATGLLRAFDKDLEQSARRQAVDDLARSARFNGIQGDAEARARLQLANLFRQFGLEVEFVRN
- a CDS encoding FHA domain-containing protein codes for the protein MAKLVVLSEGLTGLTYELKVDKTTIGRLEDNAFQIAEASVSSHHCELVQRGNDIVVKDLNSTNGTFINGEKVTEAALKPGQILRLGQVEMRLESGAGTAGGAAAPAKKPLEKTMVIGIKAQDLDKGTRPMNFETSASFSKKSNKANRIFIAVGTVLVVLIIAVLIVAYLRLKT
- a CDS encoding carbamoyl phosphate synthase small subunit codes for the protein GLVGVDYVREVTHKDTFLWDPDDKHSGNFELIRGNSAGDARAVRVPLRPADIPIVAYDFGMKYNILRRLRQRGFKVQVVPASTPAVEALKHKPAGIFLSNGPGDPSALPYAVRAAGDLVGKGIPIFGICLGHQILGQAFGGRTFKLKFGHRGANQPVKNLETGRVEITSQNHGFAVDADTLSSDIIVNRVNLNDQTVEGMRHRTKPVFCVQYHPEASPGPHDSTPLFDEFRSLIERQ